A genomic window from Shewanella vesiculosa includes:
- a CDS encoding Ig-like domain-containing protein: MSADGSYSFTPIANYNGPVPVITYVLTDGSSTDTSTLTITVTPENDNFTDADEVISVAEDSSATIGSVLTGTSSVDGDVTVQSFSIDGVTGPLTLGQAVTIAGVGSFTLSADGSYSFTPIANYNGPVPVITYVLTDGSSTDTSTLTITVTPENDNFTDADEVISVAEDSSATTGSVLTGTSSVDGDVTVQSFSIDGVTGPLT; the protein is encoded by the coding sequence TTGAGCGCTGACGGCAGCTACAGCTTCACCCCGATAGCCAACTACAACGGCCCTGTGCCGGTGATCACTTATGTGTTAACCGACGGCTCGAGCACCGACACGTCGACCTTGACCATCACCGTCACCCCAGAAAACGACAATTTCACTGATGCCGACGAAGTCATTTCGGTGGCCGAAGACAGCAGCGCCACCATCGGCAGCGTCTTAACTGGCACCAGCTCGGTGGACGGCGACGTCACGGTGCAAAGCTTTAGCATTGATGGCGTGACCGGCCCCTTGACCTTAGGCCAAGCGGTCACCATTGCCGGCGTCGGCAGCTTCACCTTGAGCGCTGACGGCAGCTACAGCTTCACCCCGATAGCCAACTACAACGGTCCTGTGCCGGTGATCACTTATGTGTTAACCGACGGTTCGAGCACCGACACGTCGACCTTGACCATCACCGTCACCCCAGAAAACGACAATTTCACTGATGCCGACGAAGTCATTTCGGTGGCCGAAGACAGCAGCGCCACCACCGGCAGCGTCTTAACTGGCACCAGCTCGGTGGACGGCGACGTCACGGTGCAAAGCTTTAGCATTGATGGCGTGACCGGCCCCTTGACTTAG
- a CDS encoding Ig-like domain-containing protein, with amino-acid sequence MTLGQAVTIAGVGSFTLSADGSYSFTPIANYNGPVPVITYVLTDGSSTDTSTLTITVTPENDNFTDADEVISVAEDSSATIGSVLTGTSSVDGDVTVQSFSIDA; translated from the coding sequence TTGACCTTAGGCCAAGCGGTCACCATTGCCGGCGTCGGCAGCTTCACCTTGAGCGCTGACGGCAGCTACAGCTTCACCCCGATAGCCAACTACAACGGCCCTGTGCCGGTGATCACTTATGTGTTAACCGACGGCTCGAGCACCGACACGTCGACCTTGACCATCACCGTCACCCCAGAAAACGACAATTTCACTGATGCCGACGAAGTCATTTCGGTGGCCGAAGACAGCAGCGCCACCATCGGCAGCGTCTTAACTGGCACCAGCTCGGTGGACGGCGACGTCACGGTGCAAAGCTTTAGCATTGATGCGTGA
- a CDS encoding retention module-containing protein, giving the protein METITTSKNGILSASEGKVTITINNETKELQLGQTIPAGALVSSSNEFAFVITFDDGTVFNSADIPNDAITEQVADQQAIDEIAALQALIASGEDPTANLPETAAGTPTANQGDFGYVSVSRDGGETIANAGYDTTGQTAAPTAVTQEEVLIENDSPSILLNDVIIVSEDQVASGNVLDNDSDADSDLSVVNFEVDGQTYPAGTEIELEGGVLVINPDGSFTFSPNEDWNGTVPVITYTTNTGVTATLTIEVTPVDDASVLVNDTNTVAEDTAATGNVLDNDSDIDSDLSVVSFEVGGQTYAAGTEVTLDDGVLVLNADGSYTFTPNENWNGSVPVITYTTNTGVTATLTIEVTPVDDASVLVNDTNTVAEDTTATGNVLDNDGDVDSDLSVVSFEVGGQTYAAGTEVTLDDGVLVLNADGSYTFTPNENWNGSVPVITYTTNTGVTATLTIEVTPIDDASVLANDTNTVAEDTAATGNVLDNDSDVDSDLSVSSFEVDGQTYTPGTEVALEGGALIINEDGSYTFTPNENWNGQVPVITYTTNTGNTATLTIEITPENDNFTDADEVISVAEDSSATTGSVLTGTSSVDGDVTVQSFSIDGVTGPLTLGQAVTIAGVGSFTLSADGSYSFTPIANYNGPVPVITYVLTDGSSTDTSTLTITVTPENDNFTDADEVISVAEDSSATIGSVLTGTSSVDGDVTVQSFSIDGVTGPLTLGQAVTISGVGSFTLSADGSYSFTPIANYNGPVPVITYVLTDGSSTDTSTLTITVTPENDNFTDANEVISVAEDSSATTGSVLTGTSSVDGDVTVQSFSIDGVTGPLTLGQAVTISGVGSFTLSADGSYSFTPIANYNGPVPVITYVLTDGSSTDTSTLTITVTPENDNFTDANEVISVAEDSSATTGSVLTGTSSVDGDVTVQSFSIDGVTGPLTLGQAVTISGVGSFTLSADGSYSFTPIANYNGPVPVITYVLTDGSSTDTSTLTITVTPENDNFTDADEVISVAEDSSATIGSVLTGTSSVDGDVTAKSFSIDGVTGPLTLGQAVTIAGVGSFTLSADGSYSFTPIANYNGPVPVITYVLTDGSSTDTSTLTITVTPENDNFTDADEVISVAEDSSATIGSVLTGTSSVDGDVTVQSFSIDGVTGPLTLGQAVTIAGVGSFTLSADGSYSFTPIANYNGPVPVILCVNRRLEHRHVDLDHHRHPRKRQFH; this is encoded by the coding sequence ATGGAAACAATTACTACGTCAAAAAATGGAATACTTTCTGCTTCAGAAGGTAAGGTAACAATAACAATCAACAATGAAACCAAGGAATTACAACTTGGCCAGACAATTCCTGCTGGAGCATTAGTTTCAAGCAGCAATGAGTTTGCTTTTGTTATCACATTCGATGACGGTACTGTTTTTAATAGTGCCGACATTCCTAATGATGCCATTACCGAGCAAGTAGCTGATCAACAAGCTATAGATGAAATCGCAGCTTTGCAGGCATTAATTGCATCAGGCGAAGACCCAACAGCAAACTTACCAGAAACCGCAGCTGGCACCCCAACAGCCAACCAAGGTGATTTTGGTTATGTCTCAGTATCAAGAGATGGTGGCGAGACCATTGCAAATGCAGGCTACGACACGACAGGACAAACTGCTGCCCCAACAGCAGTGACTCAAGAAGAAGTGCTTATTGAAAATGATTCCCCATCGATTTTATTAAATGACGTCATTATAGTTAGCGAAGATCAAGTTGCTTCTGGCAATGTTTTAGATAACGACAGCGATGCTGACTCAGATTTGAGTGTAGTGAATTTTGAAGTAGATGGTCAAACCTATCCTGCAGGCACAGAAATCGAGCTTGAAGGTGGCGTACTCGTAATTAATCCTGATGGTTCTTTTACTTTTTCTCCTAATGAAGACTGGAACGGCACTGTTCCTGTTATTACTTACACCACTAATACCGGTGTTACCGCGACGCTAACCATTGAAGTCACCCCAGTTGATGATGCATCGGTATTGGTTAACGACACCAATACTGTGGCTGAAGATACTGCTGCCACCGGCAATGTCCTCGATAACGACAGCGATATTGATTCAGATTTAAGCGTGGTGAGTTTTGAAGTGGGCGGCCAAACCTATGCGGCCGGCACTGAAGTCACTCTTGATGACGGTGTGCTCGTGCTCAATGCCGACGGCTCTTATACCTTCACGCCAAATGAAAACTGGAACGGTAGCGTTCCTGTTATTACTTACACCACTAATACCGGTGTTACCGCGACGCTAACCATTGAAGTCACCCCGGTTGATGATGCATCGGTGTTGGTTAACGACACCAATACTGTGGCTGAAGATACTACTGCCACCGGCAATGTCCTCGATAACGATGGCGATGTAGATTCAGATTTAAGCGTGGTGAGTTTTGAAGTGGGCGGCCAAACCTATGCGGCCGGCACTGAAGTCACTCTTGATGACGGTGTGCTCGTGCTCAATGCCGACGGATCTTATACCTTCACGCCAAATGAAAACTGGAACGGTAGCGTTCCTGTTATTACTTACACCACTAATACCGGTGTTACCGCGACGCTAACCATTGAAGTCACCCCGATTGATGATGCCTCTGTATTGGCTAACGACACCAATACTGTGGCTGAAGATACTGCTGCCACCGGCAATGTCCTCGATAACGATAGCGACGTTGATTCTGACCTAAGCGTGAGTAGCTTTGAAGTGGACGGCCAAACTTATACCCCAGGTACCGAAGTCGCTCTTGAAGGCGGTGCACTGATTATCAATGAAGATGGCTCTTACACCTTCACCCCCAATGAAAACTGGAACGGCCAGGTGCCGGTCATTACCTATACCACTAACACTGGTAATACCGCGACACTAACGATTGAAATCACCCCAGAAAACGACAATTTCACTGATGCCGACGAAGTCATTTCGGTGGCCGAAGACAGCAGCGCCACCACCGGCAGCGTCTTAACTGGCACCAGCTCGGTGGACGGCGACGTCACGGTGCAAAGCTTTAGCATTGATGGCGTGACCGGCCCCTTGACCTTAGGCCAAGCGGTCACCATTGCCGGCGTCGGCAGCTTCACCTTGAGCGCTGACGGCAGCTACAGCTTCACCCCGATAGCCAACTACAACGGCCCTGTGCCGGTGATCACTTATGTGTTAACCGACGGCTCGAGCACCGACACGTCGACCTTGACCATCACCGTCACCCCAGAAAACGACAATTTCACTGATGCCGACGAAGTCATTTCGGTGGCCGAAGACAGCAGCGCCACCATCGGCAGCGTCTTAACTGGCACCAGCTCGGTGGACGGCGACGTCACGGTGCAAAGCTTTAGCATTGATGGCGTGACCGGCCCCTTGACCTTAGGCCAAGCGGTCACCATTAGCGGTGTCGGCAGCTTCACCTTGAGCGCTGACGGCAGCTACAGCTTCACCCCGATAGCCAACTACAACGGCCCTGTGCCGGTGATCACTTATGTGTTAACCGACGGTTCGAGCACTGACACGTCGACCTTGACCATCACCGTCACCCCAGAAAACGACAATTTCACGGACGCCAACGAAGTCATTTCGGTGGCCGAAGACAGCAGCGCCACCACCGGCAGCGTCTTAACCGGCACCAGCTCGGTGGACGGCGACGTCACGGTGCAAAGCTTTAGCATTGATGGCGTGACCGGCCCCTTGACCTTAGGCCAAGCGGTCACCATTAGCGGTGTCGGCAGCTTCACCTTGAGCGCTGACGGCAGCTACAGCTTCACCCCGATAGCCAACTACAACGGCCCTGTGCCGGTGATCACTTATGTGTTAACCGACGGTTCGAGCACTGACACGTCGACCTTGACCATCACCGTCACCCCAGAAAACGACAATTTCACGGACGCCAACGAAGTCATTTCGGTGGCCGAAGACAGCAGCGCCACCACCGGCAGCGTCTTAACCGGCACCAGCTCGGTGGACGGCGACGTCACGGTGCAAAGCTTTAGCATTGATGGCGTGACCGGCCCCTTGACCTTAGGCCAAGCGGTCACCATTAGCGGTGTCGGCAGCTTCACCTTGAGCGCTGACGGCAGCTACAGCTTCACCCCGATAGCCAACTACAACGGCCCTGTGCCGGTGATCACTTATGTGTTAACCGACGGTTCGAGCACCGACACGTCGACCTTGACCATCACCGTCACCCCAGAAAACGACAATTTCACTGATGCCGACGAAGTCATTTCGGTGGCCGAAGACAGCAGCGCCACCATCGGCAGCGTCTTAACTGGCACCAGCTCGGTGGACGGCGACGTCACGGCAAAAAGCTTTAGCATTGATGGCGTGACCGGCCCCTTGACCTTAGGCCAAGCGGTCACCATTGCCGGCGTCGGCAGCTTCACCTTGAGCGCTGACGGCAGCTACAGCTTCACCCCGATAGCCAACTACAACGGCCCTGTGCCGGTGATCACTTATGTGTTAACCGACGGTTCGAGCACCGACACGTCGACCTTGACCATCACCGTCACCCCAGAAAACGACAATTTCACTGATGCCGACGAAGTCATTTCGGTGGCCGAAGACAGCAGCGCCACCATCGGCAGCGTCTTAACTGGCACCAGCTCGGTGGACGGCGACGTCACGGTGCAAAGCTTTAGCATTGATGGCGTGACCGGCCCCTTGACCTTAGGCCAAGCGGTCACCATTGCCGGCGTCGGCAGCTTCACCTTGAGCGCTGACGGCAGCTACAGCTTCACCCCGATAGCCAACTACAACGGCCCTGTGCCGGTGATCTTATGTGTTAACCGACGGCTCGAGCACCGACACGTCGACCTTGACCATCACCGTCACCCCAGAAAACGACAATTTCACTGA
- a CDS encoding S-layer family protein: MTITVTPENDNFTDADEVISVAEDSSATIGSVLTGTSSVDGDVTVQSFSIDGVTGPLTLGQAVTIAGVGSFTLSADGSYSFTPIANYNGPVPVITYVLTDGSSTDTSTLTITVTPENDNFTDADEVISVAEDSSATIGSVLTGTSSVDGDVTVQSFSIDGVTGPLTLGQAVTIAGVGSFTLSADGSYSFTPIANYNGPVPVITYVLTDGSSTDTSTLTITVTPENDNFTDADEVISVAEDSSATIGSVLTGTSSVDGDVTVQSFSIDGVTGPLTLGQAVTIAGVGSFTLSADGSYSFTPIANYNGPVPVITYVLTDGSSTDTSTLTITVTPENDNFTDADEVISVAEDSSATTGSVLTGTSSVDGDVTVQSFSIDGVTGPLTLGQAVTIAGVGSFTLSADGSYSFTPIANYNGPVPVITYVLTDGSSTDTSTLTITVTPENDNFTDADEVISVAEDSSATIGSVLTGTSSVDGDVTVQSFSIDGVTGP, translated from the coding sequence TTGACCATCACCGTCACCCCAGAAAACGACAATTTCACTGATGCCGACGAAGTCATTTCGGTGGCCGAAGACAGCAGCGCCACCATCGGCAGCGTCTTAACTGGCACCAGCTCGGTGGACGGCGACGTCACGGTGCAAAGCTTTAGCATTGATGGCGTGACCGGCCCCTTGACCTTAGGCCAAGCGGTCACCATTGCCGGCGTCGGCAGCTTCACCTTGAGCGCTGACGGCAGCTACAGCTTCACCCCGATAGCCAACTACAACGGCCCTGTGCCGGTGATCACTTATGTGTTAACCGACGGCTCGAGCACCGACACGTCGACCTTGACCATCACCGTCACCCCAGAAAACGACAATTTCACTGATGCCGACGAAGTCATTTCGGTGGCCGAAGACAGCAGCGCCACCATCGGCAGCGTCTTAACTGGCACCAGCTCGGTGGACGGCGACGTCACGGTGCAAAGCTTTAGCATTGATGGCGTGACCGGCCCCTTGACCTTAGGCCAAGCGGTCACCATTGCCGGCGTCGGCAGCTTCACCTTGAGCGCTGACGGCAGCTACAGCTTCACCCCGATAGCCAACTACAACGGCCCTGTGCCGGTGATCACTTATGTGTTAACCGACGGCTCGAGCACCGACACGTCGACCTTGACCATCACCGTCACCCCAGAAAACGACAATTTCACTGATGCCGACGAAGTCATTTCGGTGGCCGAAGACAGCAGCGCCACCATCGGCAGCGTCTTAACTGGCACCAGCTCGGTGGACGGCGACGTCACGGTGCAAAGCTTTAGCATTGATGGCGTGACCGGCCCCTTGACCTTAGGCCAAGCGGTCACCATTGCCGGCGTCGGCAGCTTCACCTTGAGCGCTGACGGCAGCTACAGCTTCACCCCGATAGCCAACTACAACGGCCCTGTGCCGGTGATCACTTATGTGTTAACCGACGGCTCGAGCACCGACACGTCGACCTTGACCATCACCGTCACCCCAGAAAACGACAATTTCACTGATGCCGACGAAGTCATTTCGGTGGCCGAAGACAGCAGCGCCACCACCGGCAGCGTCTTAACTGGCACCAGCTCGGTGGACGGCGACGTCACGGTGCAAAGCTTTAGCATTGATGGCGTGACCGGCCCCTTGACCTTAGGCCAAGCGGTCACCATTGCCGGCGTCGGCAGCTTCACCTTGAGCGCTGACGGCAGCTACAGCTTCACCCCGATAGCCAACTACAACGGCCCTGTGCCGGTGATCACTTATGTGTTAACCGACGGCTCGAGCACCGACACGTCGACCTTGACCATCACCGTCACCCCAGAAAACGACAATTTCACTGATGCCGACGAAGTCATTTCGGTGGCCGAAGACAGCAGCGCCACCATCGGCAGCGTCTTAACTGGCACCAGCTCGGTGGACGGCGACGTCACGGTGCAAAGCTTTAGCATTGATGGCGTGACCGGCCCTTGA
- a CDS encoding Ig-like domain-containing protein gives MTLGQAVTIAGVGSFTLSADGSYSFTPIANYNGPVPVITYVLTDGSSTDTSTLTITVTPENDNFTDADEVISVAEDSSATTGSVLTGTSSVDGDVTVQSFSIDGVTGPLTLGQAVTIAGVGSFTLSADGSYSFHPDSQLQRPCAGDHLCVNRRFEHRHVDLDHHRHPRKRQFH, from the coding sequence TTGACCTTAGGCCAAGCGGTCACCATTGCCGGCGTCGGCAGCTTCACCTTGAGCGCTGACGGCAGCTACAGCTTCACCCCGATAGCCAACTACAACGGCCCTGTGCCGGTGATCACTTATGTGTTAACCGACGGTTCGAGCACCGACACGTCGACCTTGACCATCACCGTCACCCCAGAAAACGACAATTTCACTGATGCCGACGAAGTCATTTCGGTGGCCGAAGACAGCAGCGCCACCACCGGCAGCGTCTTAACTGGCACCAGCTCGGTGGACGGCGACGTCACGGTGCAAAGCTTTAGCATTGATGGCGTGACCGGCCCCTTGACCTTAGGCCAAGCGGTCACCATTGCCGGCGTCGGCAGCTTCACCTTGAGCGCTGACGGCAGCTACAGCTTTCACCCCGATAGCCAACTACAACGGCCCTGTGCCGGTGATCACTTATGTGTTAACCGACGGTTCGAGCACCGACACGTCGACCTTGACCATCACCGTCACCCCAGAAAACGACAATTTCACTGA
- a CDS encoding Ig-like domain-containing protein, which translates to MTLGQAVTIAGVGSFTLSADGSYSFTPIANYNGPVPVITYVLTDGSSTDTSTLTITVTPENDNFTDADEVISVAEDSSATHRQRLNWHQLGGRRRHGAKL; encoded by the coding sequence TTGACCTTAGGCCAAGCGGTCACCATTGCCGGCGTCGGCAGCTTCACCTTGAGCGCTGACGGCAGCTACAGCTTCACCCCGATAGCCAACTACAACGGCCCTGTGCCGGTGATCACTTATGTGTTAACCGACGGCTCGAGCACCGACACGTCGACCTTGACCATCACCGTCACCCCAGAAAACGACAATTTCACTGATGCCGACGAAGTCATTTCGGTGGCCGAAGACAGCAGCGCCACCCATCGGCAGCGTCTTAACTGGCACCAGCTCGGTGGACGGCGACGTCACGGTGCAAAGCTTTAG
- a CDS encoding Ig-like domain-containing protein, with product MSADGSYSFTPIANYNGPVPVITYVLTDGSSTDTSTLTITVTPENDNFTDADEVISVAEDSSATTGSVLTGTSSVDGDVTVQSFSIDGVTGPLTLGQAVTIAGVGSFTLSADGSYSFTPIANYNGPVPVITYVLTDGSSTDTSTLTITVTPENDNFTDADEVISVAEDSSATTGSVLTGTSSVDGDVTVQSFSIDGVTGPLTLGQAVTIAGVGSFTLSADGSYSFTPIANYNGPVPVITYVLTDGSSTDTSTLTIIVTPENDNFTDADEVISVAEDSSATIGSVLTGTSSVDGDVTVQSFSIDGVTGPLTLGQAVTIAGVGSFTLSADGSYSFTPIANYNGPVPVITYVLTDGSSTDTSTLTITVTPENDNFTDADEVISVAEDSSATIGSVLTGTSSVDGDVTVQSFSIDGVTGPLTLGQAVTIAGVGSFTLSADGSYSFTPIANYNGPVPVITYVLTDGSSTDTSTLTITVTPENDNFTDADEVISVAEDSSATIGSVLTGTSSVDGDVTVQALALMA from the coding sequence TTGAGCGCTGACGGCAGCTACAGCTTCACCCCGATAGCCAACTACAACGGCCCTGTGCCGGTGATCACTTATGTGTTAACCGACGGTTCGAGCACCGACACGTCGACCTTGACCATCACCGTCACCCCAGAAAACGACAATTTCACTGATGCCGACGAAGTCATTTCGGTGGCCGAAGACAGCAGCGCCACCACCGGCAGCGTCTTAACTGGCACCAGCTCGGTGGACGGCGACGTCACGGTGCAAAGCTTTAGCATTGATGGCGTGACCGGCCCCTTGACCTTAGGCCAAGCGGTCACCATTGCCGGCGTCGGCAGCTTCACCTTGAGCGCTGACGGCAGCTACAGCTTCACCCCGATAGCCAACTACAACGGCCCTGTGCCGGTGATCACTTATGTGTTAACCGACGGCTCGAGCACCGACACGTCGACCTTGACCATCACCGTCACCCCAGAAAACGACAATTTCACTGATGCCGACGAAGTCATTTCGGTGGCCGAAGACAGCAGCGCCACCACCGGCAGCGTCTTAACTGGCACCAGCTCGGTGGACGGCGACGTCACGGTGCAAAGCTTTAGCATTGATGGCGTGACCGGCCCCTTGACCTTAGGCCAAGCGGTCACCATTGCCGGCGTCGGCAGCTTCACCTTGAGCGCTGACGGCAGCTACAGCTTCACCCCGATAGCCAACTACAACGGCCCTGTGCCGGTGATCACTTATGTGTTAACCGACGGCTCGAGCACCGACACGTCGACCTTGACCATCATCGTCACCCCAGAAAACGACAATTTCACTGATGCCGACGAAGTCATTTCGGTGGCCGAAGACAGCAGCGCCACCATCGGCAGCGTCTTAACTGGCACCAGCTCGGTGGACGGCGACGTCACGGTGCAAAGCTTTAGCATTGATGGCGTGACCGGCCCCTTGACCTTAGGCCAAGCGGTCACCATTGCCGGCGTCGGCAGCTTCACCTTGAGCGCTGACGGCAGCTACAGCTTCACCCCGATAGCCAACTACAACGGCCCTGTGCCGGTGATCACTTATGTGTTAACCGACGGCTCGAGCACCGACACGTCGACCTTGACCATCACCGTCACCCCAGAAAACGACAATTTCACTGATGCCGACGAAGTCATTTCGGTGGCCGAAGACAGCAGCGCCACCATCGGCAGCGTCTTAACTGGCACCAGCTCGGTGGACGGCGACGTCACGGTGCAAAGCTTTAGCATTGATGGCGTGACCGGCCCCTTGACCTTAGGCCAAGCGGTCACCATTGCCGGCGTCGGCAGCTTCACCTTGAGCGCTGACGGCAGCTACAGCTTCACCCCGATAGCCAACTACAACGGCCCTGTGCCGGTGATCACTTATGTGTTAACCGACGGCTCGAGCACCGACACGTCGACCTTGACCATCACCGTCACCCCAGAAAACGACAATTTCACTGATGCCGACGAAGTCATTTCGGTGGCCGAAGACAGCAGCGCCACCATCGGCAGCGTCTTAACTGGCACCAGCTCGGTGGACGGCGACGTCACGGTGCAAGCTTTAGCATTGATGGCGTGA
- a CDS encoding Ig-like domain-containing protein has protein sequence MTLGQAVTIAGVGSFTLSADGSYSFTPIANYNGPVPVITYVLTDGSSTDTSTLTITVTPENDNFTDADEVISVAEDSSATTGSVLTGTSSVDGDVTVQSFSIDGVTGPLTLGQAVTIAGVGSFTLSADGSYSFTPIANYNGPVPVITYVLTDGSSTDTSTLTITVTPENDNFTDADEVISVAEDSSAATIGVLTGTSSVDGDVTVQSFSIDGVTGPLTLGQAVTIAGVGSFTLSADGSYSFTPIANYNGPVPVITYVLTDGSSTDTSTLTITVTPENDNFTDADEVISVAEDSSATTGSVLTGTSSVDGDVTVQSFSIDGVTGPLT, from the coding sequence TTGACCTTAGGCCAAGCGGTCACCATTGCCGGCGTCGGCAGCTTCACCTTGAGCGCTGACGGCAGCTACAGCTTCACCCCGATAGCCAACTACAACGGCCCTGTGCCGGTGATCACTTATGTGTTAACCGACGGCTCGAGCACCGACACGTCGACCTTGACCATCACCGTCACCCCAGAAAACGACAATTTCACTGATGCCGACGAAGTCATTTCGGTGGCCGAAGACAGCAGCGCCACCACCGGCAGCGTCTTAACTGGCACCAGCTCGGTGGACGGCGACGTCACGGTGCAAAGCTTTAGCATTGATGGCGTGACCGGCCCCTTGACCTTAGGCCAAGCGGTCACCATTGCCGGCGTCGGCAGCTTCACCTTGAGCGCTGACGGCAGCTACAGCTTCACCCCGATAGCCAACTACAACGGCCCTGTGCCGGTGATCACTTATGTGTTAACCGACGGCTCGAGCACCGACACGTCGACCTTGACCATCACCGTCACCCCAGAAAACGACAATTTCACTGATGCCGACGAAGTCATTTCGGTGGCCGAAGACAGCAGCGCCGCCACCATCGGCGTCTTAACTGGCACCAGCTCGGTGGACGGCGACGTCACGGTGCAAAGCTTTAGCATTGATGGCGTGACCGGCCCCTTGACCTTAGGCCAAGCGGTCACCATTGCCGGCGTCGGCAGCTTCACCTTGAGCGCTGACGGCAGCTACAGCTTCACCCCGATAGCCAACTACAACGGCCCTGTGCCGGTGATCACTTATGTGTTAACCGACGGCTCGAGCACCGACACGTCGACCTTGACCATCACCGTCACCCCAGAAAACGACAATTTCACTGATGCCGACGAAGTCATTTCGGTGGCCGAAGACAGCAGCGCCACCACCGGCAGCGTCTTAACTGGCACCAGCTCGGTGGACGGCGACGTCACGGTGCAAAGCTTTAGCATTGATGGCGTGACCGGCCCCTTGACCTAG